A single uncultured Methanobrevibacter sp. DNA region contains:
- a CDS encoding cation:proton antiporter, producing the protein MADVFPLILCIIILLASVISIKTGISVTVVEITIGVIIGNLGFFHSESWMIYIASFGGILLTFLAGVEIDVNLMKDNFKQSFTIGFLSFLIPFTIVFLATYYIIGWDLNPSLLTSTALSETSIAVVYSVLTQRGLFRYKIGKLIMVATFITDICTAIALSVLFTKFDIYTVLFYVISIIIIVIAYYKSDLFFENSMFRNKMSELEIKYIFVLLLAFIFFGSLGGGQAILPAFILGVILSNHFKNTSRGEVKSRFKTVAFAIITPIFFIIGGMKVSLPLIYSCFGIFLTLFTLRQISKYIGVYYPSKKFLKQNHTYVTMMMSTGLTFGLVAAVFGLNNGIINQTEYSVITGILVLSAILPTFVAEKWYTPKHKELGIEE; encoded by the coding sequence ATGGCTGATGTATTTCCATTAATTTTATGCATAATCATACTTCTAGCTAGTGTAATTTCAATTAAAACAGGGATTAGTGTAACTGTAGTGGAAATTACCATAGGAGTAATAATAGGAAATCTAGGATTTTTTCACAGCGAATCTTGGATGATATACATAGCTAGTTTTGGAGGAATACTACTGACATTTCTAGCAGGTGTAGAAATTGATGTTAACTTAATGAAAGATAATTTTAAACAAAGCTTTACAATAGGATTTTTATCATTTTTAATCCCATTTACAATAGTATTTTTAGCTACATACTACATCATAGGTTGGGACTTAAATCCATCATTATTAACAAGCACAGCACTATCTGAAACAAGTATAGCCGTAGTATATTCAGTTTTAACCCAAAGAGGATTATTTAGATACAAAATCGGAAAATTAATAATGGTTGCAACATTCATAACTGACATATGTACTGCAATAGCTTTAAGTGTATTATTTACTAAATTTGACATTTATACTGTGTTATTTTATGTAATATCAATAATAATCATTGTAATAGCTTATTATAAATCAGACTTATTCTTTGAAAATTCAATGTTTAGAAATAAAATGAGTGAATTAGAAATAAAATACATTTTTGTCTTGCTTTTAGCATTTATATTCTTTGGAAGTCTTGGAGGAGGGCAAGCTATTCTACCTGCATTTATATTAGGTGTGATTTTATCTAATCACTTTAAAAACACATCAAGAGGAGAAGTTAAATCTAGATTCAAAACTGTTGCTTTTGCTATCATAACTCCAATATTTTTCATAATCGGAGGAATGAAAGTCTCACTACCTTTAATTTACAGCTGTTTTGGAATCTTTTTAACATTATTTACCCTACGTCAAATAAGTAAATACATTGGGGTTTATTATCCAAGTAAAAAATTCTTAAAACAAAACCATACCTATGTTACAATGATGATGAGTACTGGATTAACATTTGGACTTGTAGCTGCAGTATTTGGATTAAATAATGGAATAATTAATCAAACAGAATACAGTGTAATAACTGGAATACTTGTATTAAGTGCTATTTTACCTACATTTGTAGCTGAAAAATGGTATACTCCAAAACATAAAGAATTAGGAATTGAAGAATAA
- a CDS encoding ATPase — protein MDSIFNFAIERDEDEFTSSKKDVLKFLKIIGVDTRFISYTKDKIYINNLRFSKFSRKRQSTFNKEYPDIKVVRNSLFQKICSKSSKVLADEIKPNSAILIPENNELIEIILEPYTRKYGVKLVHSGNSDVIVNPIILDDKVNNIFSDIFKGTGLTFNEKPNEIYPLINVPLNWINSFLEMDGKKKMETEDYDELSTSFMEFLEDVSPQYRENVLKAYNYIEKELEVK, from the coding sequence ATGGATTCTATATTTAATTTTGCTATTGAAAGAGATGAAGATGAATTTACATCATCTAAAAAAGATGTATTGAAGTTTTTGAAAATAATTGGTGTAGATACACGTTTTATTAGTTATACTAAAGATAAAATTTATATTAATAATTTAAGATTTTCTAAATTCTCTAGAAAAAGACAATCTACATTTAATAAGGAATATCCGGATATTAAAGTTGTTAGAAATTCATTATTTCAAAAAATCTGCTCTAAATCTTCTAAAGTTTTGGCTGATGAAATAAAACCTAATAGTGCTATTTTAATTCCTGAAAATAATGAGTTAATAGAAATTATTTTAGAGCCTTATACTCGTAAGTATGGTGTAAAATTAGTTCATAGTGGAAATTCTGATGTAATTGTTAATCCGATTATTTTAGATGATAAAGTAAATAATATATTTTCAGATATTTTTAAAGGAACAGGTTTAACTTTCAATGAAAAGCCTAATGAGATATATCCTTTAATTAATGTTCCTTTGAATTGGATTAATTCATTTTTAGAAATGGATGGTAAAAAAAAGATGGAAACTGAGGATTATGATGAATTATCTACTTCTTTTATGGAATTTTTAGAAGATGTATCTCCTCAATATCGTGAAAATGTTTTAAAAGCTTATAATTATATTGAAAAAGAATTAGAAGTTAAATAA
- a CDS encoding CPBP family intramembrane glutamic endopeptidase: MDFNINNFNERLKTIKLRELIIGCIVAVILITILSAIFPAIYESDELWFDVLTLLILIFFIYALKNTNGLKSNINNVFEKNNKKEIIYVFLINLFFAMIFLALLSGFDIVLGFLDPSWETGFDWVYEPLTPIAFILDAIGTIILAPLVEELVFRGVLLNRLKVRIGVIPAILISSFLFGMGHEFGGMISAFLFGICMCILYLKTDNILIPISVHFLNNLVVTILESSNIDVLLLEFPWIIPTLIISLLSAVLLIIYIYKGVKEVKNLT; encoded by the coding sequence ATGGATTTTAATATCAACAATTTTAATGAAAGATTAAAAACTATAAAACTTAGAGAATTAATAATTGGTTGTATAGTTGCAGTAATACTTATAACTATTCTAAGTGCAATATTTCCAGCTATTTATGAATCTGATGAATTATGGTTTGATGTACTAACATTATTAATATTAATATTTTTTATTTATGCTTTAAAAAACACGAATGGCTTAAAAAGTAATATTAATAATGTTTTTGAAAAAAATAATAAAAAAGAAATCATATATGTATTTTTAATAAATCTATTTTTTGCAATGATTTTTTTAGCATTACTATCAGGTTTTGATATTGTACTTGGATTTTTAGACCCAAGTTGGGAAACTGGATTTGATTGGGTTTACGAACCACTTACTCCAATTGCATTTATTCTTGATGCTATTGGAACTATTATTCTTGCACCTCTTGTAGAAGAATTAGTATTCAGAGGAGTTTTACTTAACAGACTAAAAGTAAGAATTGGAGTTATTCCAGCTATTTTAATTTCATCTTTTTTATTTGGAATGGGTCATGAATTTGGAGGAATGATAAGTGCATTTTTATTCGGAATTTGTATGTGTATTTTATATTTGAAAACAGACAATATTCTAATTCCAATAAGTGTTCATTTCTTAAATAATTTAGTGGTAACTATTTTAGAATCTAGTAATATAGATGTACTATTATTAGAATTCCCATGGATTATTCCAACATTAATTATTTCATTACTGTCAGCTGTTTTATTGATAATCTATATTTACAAAGGAGTTAAAGAAGTGAAAAATCTTACTTAA
- a CDS encoding PINc/VapC family ATPase, whose protein sequence is MKTIIPDTSAIIEGAISRIIAKENLDYPEIIVPEAVVCELEHQANANRNEGIKGLKELQRLQEAQDNDELAITFKGRRPTNYDIKYAKSGEIDSLIRDLARSEFGTLVTNDKVQAETAKAQGISVYYFKQEYQHEKLSIEYLFDDNTMSIHLKENVVPMAKKGKPGHVEFVKIGDEPYTYSDISNIYNEILEKTRRDPKSYLESNKLGSTVIQSREYRISIAQPPFSEAFEITAVRPVANVSLDEYNLSEKLMERISRSAEGILISGSPGAGKSTFVQALAKYYSEDLNKIVKTMESPRDLQLPSKITQYAPLEGSMENTADVLLLVRPDYTIYDELRKNSDFNIFADMRMAGVGMIGVVHATRPIDAIQRISSRVELGVITSVVDTSIYIEDGEIKEVYETRMTVKVPSGMKEADLARPVIEIRDFETGELKNEIYTYGEQTIVMDLDLINNSSDDLANTKSAVDRLAEQHILKKIKKLIPKSKIGVEIISPQRANIYINEKYIPKIIGKNGKRIAEIEKDIGISLGVETFENTPAHSSKGEKFEVDIIHTKKQLILDLGKLNGTQNFDIFVGGEYLLTATTSRKGEIKIKRGIELSDILLDAIEMGFDITAVKK, encoded by the coding sequence ATGAAAACAATAATACCAGACACAAGTGCAATAATAGAAGGTGCTATAAGTAGAATAATAGCTAAAGAAAATTTAGATTATCCTGAAATTATTGTTCCTGAAGCAGTTGTTTGTGAACTTGAACACCAAGCAAATGCTAATAGAAATGAAGGAATAAAAGGTTTAAAGGAACTTCAAAGATTGCAGGAAGCTCAAGATAATGATGAATTAGCTATAACCTTTAAAGGAAGACGTCCAACTAACTATGATATAAAATATGCTAAAAGTGGAGAAATTGATAGCTTAATTAGAGACTTAGCTAGAAGTGAATTTGGAACATTAGTTACAAATGATAAAGTTCAAGCAGAGACTGCTAAAGCACAAGGAATATCTGTTTATTATTTTAAACAGGAATATCAACACGAAAAATTGTCTATTGAATATTTATTTGATGACAACACCATGTCCATTCATTTAAAAGAAAATGTTGTTCCAATGGCTAAAAAAGGAAAACCAGGACATGTTGAATTTGTAAAAATTGGAGATGAACCTTATACTTACTCAGATATCTCAAACATATATAATGAAATCTTAGAAAAAACTAGACGTGACCCTAAAAGCTATTTAGAATCTAATAAACTTGGATCCACAGTTATTCAGTCTAGAGAATATAGGATTTCCATTGCACAACCTCCATTTTCAGAAGCTTTTGAGATAACTGCAGTTAGACCTGTAGCCAATGTTAGTTTAGATGAGTATAATCTTTCTGAAAAACTAATGGAAAGAATAAGTAGAAGTGCTGAAGGAATACTTATCTCAGGTTCTCCAGGAGCAGGTAAAAGTACATTTGTTCAAGCATTAGCTAAATATTATTCTGAAGATTTAAATAAAATTGTAAAAACCATGGAATCTCCAAGAGATTTACAATTACCTTCCAAAATCACACAATATGCTCCATTAGAAGGAAGTATGGAAAATACTGCAGATGTTTTATTACTTGTTAGACCAGATTATACTATTTATGATGAACTTAGAAAAAACAGCGATTTTAACATTTTTGCAGACATGAGAATGGCTGGTGTTGGAATGATTGGTGTAGTTCATGCAACAAGACCAATTGATGCAATACAAAGAATATCTTCAAGAGTAGAACTTGGAGTAATAACTTCTGTAGTTGACACAAGTATTTACATTGAAGATGGAGAAATCAAAGAAGTTTACGAAACAAGAATGACTGTCAAAGTTCCATCAGGAATGAAAGAAGCTGATTTAGCTAGACCAGTTATTGAAATTCGTGATTTTGAAACTGGTGAACTTAAAAATGAAATATACACTTATGGTGAGCAGACTATTGTAATGGACTTGGATTTAATAAATAATTCTTCAGATGATTTAGCAAATACAAAATCAGCAGTAGACAGATTAGCTGAACAACATATACTTAAAAAAATCAAAAAATTAATTCCAAAATCAAAAATAGGTGTTGAAATAATTTCTCCTCAAAGAGCAAATATTTACATAAATGAAAAATACATTCCAAAAATCATTGGTAAAAATGGTAAGAGAATAGCTGAAATCGAAAAAGACATTGGAATCAGTTTAGGTGTTGAAACATTTGAAAATACACCAGCTCATTCATCAAAAGGGGAAAAATTTGAAGTAGATATTATTCACACTAAAAAACAGTTGATTTTAGATTTAGGAAAATTAAATGGAACACAGAACTTTGATATATTTGTTGGAGGAGAATATCTGCTTACAGCAACAACAAGTAGAAAAGGAGAAATTAAAATAAAAAGAGGTATTGAACTATCTGATATCCTATTAGATGCTATTGAAATGGGATTTGATATAACTGCTGTTAAAAAATAA
- the hisS gene encoding histidine--tRNA ligase, which yields MEFTRPRGTRDFLFDEMRQRKKAENILREVFENYAYQEIQTPLFEELKLFTTKSGEEIVDQLYNFKDKSDRELTLRPEITAPVARLYLNELQKTASKPIKLYYYGSCFRYERPQKGRFRQFWQFGCELIGAKSPQGEAEVITMCAESIEKLGIHGADVNINHLGIIRGLFKHFNIDTSTQREIMVVIDKGDKDLLKESLTGENPIINNEELNNVLFKLIDLVGDKSIIKDIEELVAPYSEAHDALNELEELVDTLASFKMENYTLNLGVARGLDYYTGIVFEVYIPSLGAQKQVCGGGTYSLIKIFGGEEVVSTGFALGFDRLMNAIEELTTPEELKCPIDIYIAPISDDVRQKAYEITQTLRSNGIACDVDLNGKKFKKIMNHANKIKVKQVAIIGAKDLENNQITIKNMESGNQELVDLNNVVEYIKGV from the coding sequence ATGGAGTTTACAAGACCTAGAGGAACTAGAGATTTTCTTTTTGATGAAATGAGACAAAGAAAAAAAGCAGAAAACATATTAAGGGAAGTATTTGAAAATTATGCATACCAAGAAATTCAAACCCCTTTATTTGAAGAATTAAAATTATTTACAACAAAATCTGGAGAAGAAATTGTAGATCAATTATACAATTTTAAAGATAAATCCGACAGAGAATTAACATTAAGACCAGAAATTACAGCCCCAGTAGCTAGATTATACTTAAATGAGCTTCAAAAAACTGCATCAAAACCTATCAAACTCTATTATTATGGAAGTTGTTTTAGATATGAAAGACCTCAAAAAGGAAGATTTAGACAATTTTGGCAATTTGGTTGTGAATTAATTGGAGCTAAATCACCTCAAGGAGAAGCTGAAGTAATCACAATGTGTGCAGAATCCATAGAAAAACTTGGAATTCATGGAGCTGATGTTAATATAAATCATTTAGGAATCATTCGTGGATTATTTAAACATTTTAACATAGATACTTCAACTCAAAGAGAAATTATGGTGGTTATTGATAAAGGAGATAAAGATCTTTTAAAAGAATCATTAACTGGTGAAAACCCTATAATCAATAATGAAGAATTAAACAATGTTTTATTTAAATTAATTGATTTAGTTGGAGATAAATCCATTATTAAAGATATTGAAGAATTAGTTGCTCCTTATTCAGAAGCACATGATGCTTTAAATGAATTAGAAGAATTAGTTGACACATTAGCTAGTTTTAAAATGGAAAATTATACTTTAAACTTAGGTGTTGCTAGAGGACTTGACTATTATACTGGAATCGTATTTGAGGTTTATATTCCATCTCTCGGAGCTCAAAAACAAGTTTGTGGTGGAGGAACATACAGTTTAATTAAAATCTTTGGTGGTGAAGAAGTAGTTTCAACAGGCTTCGCATTAGGTTTCGATAGATTAATGAATGCAATTGAAGAATTAACTACTCCTGAAGAACTTAAATGTCCAATAGATATTTATATAGCCCCAATTTCTGATGATGTAAGACAAAAAGCATATGAAATAACTCAAACATTAAGATCAAATGGAATAGCCTGTGATGTTGATTTAAATGGTAAAAAATTCAAAAAAATAATGAACCATGCAAATAAAATCAAAGTAAAACAGGTAGCAATTATTGGAGCTAAAGATTTAGAAAACAATCAGATTACCATTAAAAATATGGAAAGTGGAAACCAGGAGTTAGTAGACCTTAACAATGTAGTTGAGTATATTAAAGGTGTATAA
- a CDS encoding DEAD/DEAH box helicase has product MVHYIEHSLLKPKSIEARLYQQVLAADVLKKGNTMVVAPTALGKTIVATLVASDRLEKVKNSKILIVAPSKPLAIQHESTFKEFLTVPCSSITGAVKVDERVKRWEESQIICATPQTIESDLLKGRYSLKDVSLLVFDECHHGVGSYSYVYLASRYVKESKFNLILGLTASPGSDKEKIKEVCENLYIQNIVVKTEDDPDVRPYFNPVAIDWVRVKMSSELEKIKAHVDKALKIRLKGLKNMGVIRTVSVNKADILRARGRVQSTIARTVNPKKECFQAISILSAVINIQHSQELIETQGVVTFNKYVSRLRKKKTKAARSLIQDSNFGKAIYLAREAEKHGLEHPKLKKVTDIIKKELGQNGQTKLQSDRYVNDSDQKSSKIIVFTQYRDSLEMIHQKLEKEGIKSAKFFGQASRDGEKGLTQKEQKEIIKAFKIGEYDVLLSTSVAEEGIDIPAVDLVILYEPVPSEVRMIQRRGRTGRKRSGRVKVLIANGTRDEGYYWASINKERRMKHQLIDPKVLEELNASAIERMENEKRVKVLDPVPKKEDFSVVYADTREGNSKVIRHLSEMEIDVKVQTMAVGDYQVSDEVVIERKTAKDFVGSIVDKRLFKQARLLMEEFKRPLIILEGDDLYNGMINPNAIRGSIASIALDFGISIIPTRNAQDTAAMIKRIAIREQNGEKVPIQIRTDKKPVNLWEQQLFIIESLPNIGPVNAKNLLEHFGTVANIINASEDELQEVEGIGKKTAKNIRKVVDSKYLYFQNEIKEKKLL; this is encoded by the coding sequence ATGGTACATTATATTGAGCATTCATTGTTAAAACCTAAATCTATTGAAGCTAGATTATATCAACAGGTTCTCGCTGCTGATGTTTTAAAAAAAGGAAATACTATGGTTGTAGCTCCTACAGCGTTAGGAAAAACTATTGTAGCTACCTTAGTTGCATCAGATAGGTTGGAAAAAGTTAAAAATTCTAAAATATTGATAGTAGCTCCAAGTAAACCTTTAGCCATACAACATGAATCTACTTTTAAAGAATTTTTAACAGTTCCATGCTCTTCAATTACTGGTGCTGTTAAAGTTGATGAAAGAGTTAAACGATGGGAAGAGTCTCAAATAATATGTGCAACTCCACAAACTATTGAATCTGATTTATTAAAAGGAAGATATTCTTTAAAAGATGTATCTTTGCTTGTTTTTGATGAATGCCATCATGGTGTGGGATCTTATTCTTATGTATATTTAGCTTCAAGATATGTTAAAGAATCCAAATTTAATTTGATTTTAGGGTTAACTGCATCTCCAGGTTCAGATAAAGAAAAAATAAAAGAAGTTTGTGAAAATTTATATATTCAAAATATTGTTGTTAAAACAGAAGATGATCCTGATGTAAGACCTTATTTTAATCCTGTTGCAATTGACTGGGTTAGAGTTAAGATGAGTAGTGAATTAGAAAAAATTAAGGCTCATGTTGATAAAGCTCTTAAAATTCGTCTTAAAGGTCTTAAAAATATGGGAGTTATTAGAACAGTTTCTGTTAATAAAGCTGATATTCTACGAGCAAGAGGTAGAGTTCAAAGTACAATTGCAAGAACTGTAAATCCTAAAAAAGAATGTTTTCAGGCTATTTCTATTTTAAGTGCTGTTATTAATATACAACATTCTCAAGAACTTATTGAAACACAGGGTGTTGTCACATTTAATAAATATGTTTCTCGTTTACGTAAAAAGAAAACAAAAGCTGCAAGATCTTTAATTCAGGATTCCAATTTTGGTAAAGCAATTTATCTTGCTAGGGAAGCTGAAAAACATGGATTGGAACATCCTAAGCTTAAAAAAGTAACTGATATTATTAAAAAGGAATTGGGTCAAAATGGTCAAACTAAATTGCAATCTGATAGATATGTTAATGATAGTGACCAAAAATCTTCAAAAATAATTGTATTTACTCAGTATAGAGATTCACTTGAAATGATTCACCAAAAACTTGAAAAAGAAGGAATCAAATCTGCTAAATTCTTTGGTCAGGCTTCAAGAGATGGTGAAAAGGGATTAACTCAAAAAGAACAAAAAGAAATTATAAAAGCATTTAAAATAGGGGAATATGATGTATTATTGTCAACAAGTGTAGCTGAGGAAGGTATTGATATTCCTGCAGTTGATTTAGTTATTCTTTATGAACCTGTTCCATCAGAAGTTAGAATGATTCAAAGAAGAGGGAGAACAGGTCGTAAAAGGTCTGGACGTGTAAAGGTTCTCATTGCTAATGGAACCAGGGATGAAGGATATTATTGGGCTTCTATTAATAAAGAACGTAGAATGAAACATCAATTAATAGATCCTAAAGTATTGGAAGAATTAAATGCTTCAGCTATTGAAAGAATGGAAAATGAAAAAAGAGTGAAAGTTTTAGATCCTGTTCCTAAAAAGGAAGATTTTTCAGTAGTTTATGCTGATACTCGTGAAGGAAATTCAAAAGTTATACGACATTTGTCTGAGATGGAAATAGATGTTAAAGTTCAAACAATGGCTGTTGGAGATTATCAGGTAAGTGATGAAGTAGTCATTGAACGTAAAACTGCAAAAGATTTTGTTGGGTCTATTGTTGATAAAAGATTGTTTAAACAAGCTAGATTGTTAATGGAAGAGTTTAAACGTCCATTAATTATTCTGGAAGGTGATGATTTATATAATGGGATGATTAATCCAAATGCAATTAGAGGTTCAATAGCTTCAATCGCCTTGGATTTTGGAATTAGCATAATTCCAACAAGGAATGCTCAAGATACTGCAGCAATGATTAAAAGAATAGCTATTCGTGAACAAAATGGTGAAAAAGTACCTATTCAAATAAGAACTGATAAAAAACCGGTTAATTTGTGGGAGCAACAATTGTTTATAATTGAATCTCTTCCAAATATAGGTCCAGTTAATGCTAAAAACTTATTGGAACATTTTGGAACAGTAGCTAATATTATAAATGCTTCTGAAGATGAACTTCAAGAAGTTGAAGGTATTGGTAAGAAAACAGCTAAAAATATTCGTAAAGTAGTTGACTCCAAGTATTTATATTTTCAAAATGAAATTAAGGAAAAAAAATTATTATGA
- the aroE gene encoding shikimate dehydrogenase, producing MINGSTNVVGLIGHPVEHSFSPSMHNAAFKKLGLDYAYVPFNVFPDNLKSAILGAKALNIVGFNVTIPHKINVMKYLDKLDPIAKLIGAVNTIDFKEMKGYNTDGIGCIKAIEEVTSIKDKNVVVAGAGGASRAISFYLAKENPQSINILNRNVKKAELLVRDVKSSKLTDNINFDSIDKIASYVNDADILIDTTPVGMSPHINDESIVKSEDMHSDLVVNDIVYNPNETVLLNEAIKAGATPVYGIKMLLYQGAESFEIWTGKEAPVDVMEKTLRKTLNL from the coding sequence ATGATTAATGGAAGTACAAATGTTGTAGGTTTAATAGGTCATCCTGTAGAACACAGCTTTTCTCCATCTATGCACAATGCTGCTTTTAAAAAATTAGGCTTGGATTATGCTTATGTTCCTTTTAATGTTTTTCCAGACAATTTAAAATCAGCTATTTTAGGGGCAAAAGCTCTTAATATTGTTGGATTTAATGTAACTATTCCTCATAAAATCAATGTTATGAAATATTTGGATAAATTGGATCCAATAGCTAAATTAATTGGTGCAGTTAACACTATTGATTTTAAAGAAATGAAAGGATATAATACTGATGGGATAGGTTGTATTAAAGCTATTGAAGAAGTAACTTCAATTAAAGACAAAAATGTTGTTGTAGCAGGAGCAGGAGGAGCTTCAAGAGCTATTTCATTTTATTTAGCTAAAGAAAATCCTCAATCTATAAATATTCTAAATAGGAATGTTAAAAAAGCAGAATTATTAGTTAGAGATGTTAAAAGTTCTAAACTGACTGATAATATTAATTTTGATTCAATTGATAAAATAGCTAGTTATGTAAATGATGCAGATATTTTGATTGACACAACTCCTGTAGGAATGAGTCCACATATAAATGATGAATCTATTGTCAAGTCAGAGGATATGCATTCTGATTTAGTAGTTAATGACATTGTCTATAATCCTAATGAAACGGTACTTCTTAATGAAGCTATTAAAGCAGGAGCAACTCCAGTTTATGGAATTAAAATGTTGTTATATCAAGGTGCAGAAAGTTTTGAAATTTGGACTGGAAAAGAAGCTCCTGTTGATGTGATGGAAAAAACACTTAGAAAAACACTTAATTTATGA
- a CDS encoding sugar phosphate isomerase/epimerase, whose translation MKIGASTLSGFKDDIQTNLEYFEKLGLDYAEILHQYPNHNPDTDIFESYNLKYTIHSPIINLNIASLTESIRQASVFEIKKSIDFANEIGAELVVVHPGSIPFLGRDFEDKIYELNKQSIKEIGEYGKDLGVTAAIENMPTFEGYMYTNPYELNELLTDLNMSMTLDIGHGNHAGYGPEDMYFDSIKHIHIHDNNGDDDSHYALGDGSIDLKRIVSTFEDKNYDGIYIIEVNEKDWVKKSYDYLKNNF comes from the coding sequence ATGAAAATAGGTGCATCAACATTATCTGGATTTAAAGATGATATACAAACAAATTTAGAATATTTTGAAAAATTAGGTCTTGATTATGCAGAAATACTCCACCAATACCCAAATCATAATCCAGATACAGATATTTTTGAAAGTTATAATTTAAAATATACAATTCACTCCCCAATTATTAACCTAAATATAGCTTCATTAACTGAAAGTATTAGACAAGCATCAGTTTTTGAAATTAAGAAATCTATTGATTTTGCAAATGAAATTGGAGCAGAACTTGTTGTTGTTCATCCCGGATCAATCCCATTTTTAGGAAGAGATTTTGAAGATAAAATTTATGAACTAAATAAACAATCCATTAAGGAAATAGGAGAATATGGAAAAGATTTAGGTGTAACTGCAGCTATTGAAAATATGCCTACATTTGAAGGATACATGTACACAAACCCTTATGAATTAAATGAATTGCTTACTGATTTAAATATGAGTATGACTTTAGACATTGGTCATGGGAATCATGCGGGATATGGACCTGAGGACATGTACTTTGATTCAATTAAACACATACATATCCATGATAATAATGGTGATGATGACTCACACTATGCATTAGGTGATGGGTCTATTGACTTAAAACGTATAGTCTCTACTTTTGAAGATAAAAATTATGATGGCATCTACATCATAGAAGTGAATGAAAAGGATTGGGTTAAAAAAAGTTATGATTATTTAAAAAATAACTTTTAA
- a CDS encoding methylated-DNA--[protein]-cysteine S-methyltransferase: MIYKTEYNSPLGKLTLASKDDKLIGLWINGQKHFFGNFNEETIENDDLEIFEKTKRWLDSYFDGNNPSLSRLDLYFHGSDFRLKVWDLLKEIPYGEVVTYGDIAKKISSNMSSQAVGGAVGHNPISIIVPCHRVVGFNGKLTGYAGSLENKVKLLKLEGVKIKDLKVIF; encoded by the coding sequence ATGATTTATAAAACTGAGTATAATTCTCCATTAGGTAAATTAACACTAGCTAGTAAGGATGATAAATTAATTGGTTTATGGATTAATGGTCAAAAACACTTTTTTGGAAATTTTAATGAGGAAACTATTGAAAATGATGATTTGGAAATTTTTGAAAAAACTAAAAGATGGTTAGATAGCTATTTTGATGGAAATAATCCATCATTATCTAGATTAGATTTATATTTTCATGGATCTGACTTTAGGTTGAAAGTTTGGGATTTGCTTAAAGAAATTCCTTATGGTGAAGTGGTTACCTATGGGGATATTGCAAAAAAGATAAGTTCAAACATGTCTTCTCAGGCTGTTGGTGGTGCTGTTGGCCATAATCCTATTTCTATTATTGTTCCTTGTCATAGGGTTGTTGGTTTTAATGGTAAATTAACTGGATATGCTGGTAGTTTGGAGAATAAGGTTAAGTTATTAAAATTGGAAGGTGTAAAAATAAAGGATTTAAAAGTTATTTTTTAA
- the hisI gene encoding phosphoribosyl-AMP cyclohydrolase yields MEINFRHDINGQKVITAIAQDWKTGQILMVANMNKEALQKTIESGKAHYWSTSRNQQWLKGESSGHIQEVKEILVDCDMDAIVLKVKQNGAACHEGYFSCFYRKLKTTNKPNIENFNEEDLETILERVFNPDDVY; encoded by the coding sequence ATGGAAATTAATTTTAGGCATGATATAAATGGTCAAAAAGTAATTACTGCCATTGCTCAAGATTGGAAAACTGGGCAAATATTAATGGTAGCTAATATGAATAAAGAAGCTTTACAAAAGACAATTGAAAGTGGAAAAGCTCATTATTGGAGTACTTCACGTAACCAACAATGGTTAAAAGGTGAAAGTTCCGGACATATACAAGAAGTTAAAGAAATACTTGTTGATTGTGATATGGACGCAATTGTTTTAAAAGTTAAACAAAATGGGGCAGCGTGTCATGAAGGCTATTTTTCATGCTTTTATAGGAAATTAAAAACCACAAATAAACCAAACATTGAAAACTTTAATGAGGAAGATCTTGAAACAATTTTAGAAAGAGTTTTCAATCCAGATGACGTGTATTAA